The following coding sequences lie in one Sphingobium sp. KCTC 72723 genomic window:
- a CDS encoding M48 family metalloprotease produces MMRRSRRIAVLFAALACIAQPALAQSILRDAETEAFMADMSGPLVKAAGMEPRNVQVLVINDPKINAFVAGGQYVWVHSGLIAQADTVNQVQGVVAHELGHIEGGHIIRFGEGIREATGVTLLSLVLGAAAIAAGGAEAGLGIMGLGQQAAMTKFLAFSRGQESSADLAGARYLSKAGVSGKGSLEFFKKLQNQEYRLAIPQDNSYGRTHPLSGERINVLREVYTVDPAWEKPVDPALEARFERIKAKLVGFVSEPTQTLIKYPETDQSIPAHYARAYAWHKSAYPQRALYEADALLAAATHDPYFLELKGQILLESGRPKDAVAPLREAVKLTNQPLISVLLSHALIATEDEANFAEAEQVLRLAVQRDRENPFAWYQLGVVYERRGDTTRAALATAERYAMIGQHPMALRSADAAMQGLKVGTVDYLRAQDIAMTSRAAIEQQRKKR; encoded by the coding sequence ATGATGCGGCGGTCGCGGCGCATTGCCGTTCTTTTCGCGGCCCTTGCGTGCATCGCGCAACCCGCGCTGGCGCAAAGCATCTTGCGCGACGCCGAAACCGAAGCCTTCATGGCCGATATGTCCGGCCCGCTGGTCAAGGCGGCAGGTATGGAACCGCGCAATGTCCAGGTGCTGGTCATCAACGATCCCAAAATCAACGCCTTCGTCGCGGGCGGCCAATATGTGTGGGTGCATAGCGGGCTGATCGCGCAGGCCGACACTGTGAATCAGGTGCAGGGCGTGGTTGCGCACGAACTGGGCCATATAGAGGGCGGGCATATCATCCGCTTTGGCGAAGGCATCCGCGAAGCCACCGGCGTCACGCTGCTCAGCTTGGTGCTGGGCGCGGCTGCGATTGCGGCGGGCGGCGCGGAAGCGGGCCTTGGCATCATGGGGCTGGGCCAGCAGGCGGCGATGACCAAGTTTCTGGCCTTTTCGCGCGGGCAGGAAAGCTCAGCCGATCTGGCGGGCGCGCGCTATTTGTCCAAGGCAGGGGTCAGTGGCAAGGGTAGTCTGGAATTTTTCAAGAAGCTGCAAAATCAGGAATATCGCCTCGCCATCCCGCAGGACAATAGTTATGGGCGCACCCATCCGCTGTCGGGCGAGCGCATCAATGTGCTGCGTGAAGTCTATACCGTCGATCCGGCGTGGGAAAAGCCGGTGGACCCGGCGCTGGAGGCGCGGTTCGAGCGGATCAAGGCCAAGCTGGTCGGCTTCGTGTCCGAACCTACGCAGACGCTGATAAAATATCCTGAAACCGACCAGTCGATCCCGGCCCATTATGCCAGAGCCTATGCCTGGCACAAAAGCGCCTATCCGCAACGCGCGCTTTATGAGGCCGATGCGCTGCTCGCTGCTGCGACGCACGACCCCTATTTTCTGGAGTTGAAGGGGCAGATCCTGCTGGAAAGCGGGCGTCCCAAGGATGCAGTCGCGCCGCTGCGCGAGGCAGTGAAGCTGACCAACCAGCCACTCATTTCGGTGCTGTTGTCCCATGCGCTGATTGCGACCGAGGATGAGGCGAATTTCGCCGAGGCCGAGCAGGTGCTGCGGCTGGCCGTCCAGCGCGACCGGGAAAATCCCTTCGCCTGGTATCAGCTGGGCGTCGTCTATGAACGGCGGGGCGATACCACGCGCGCGGCGCTGGCGACGGCGGAACGCTATGCCATGATCGGCCAGCATCCCATGGCGCTGCGCAGCGCGGACGCGGCGATGCAGGGGTTGAAGGTCGGCACGGTTGACTATCTGCGCGCGCAGGATATCGCGATGACGTCGCGTGCCGCGATCGAGCAGCAGCGGAAGAAACGATAG
- a CDS encoding DsbA family protein, which yields MTDQTRPTFRAALSNRTIQMTLGAFAFIAAAAGTALAVQTPAPVSATDVSPANRAAIEKIVHDYILEHPEIIPQAVEKLQANRMTGTIDANRATLEKPFAGAWEGAANADVTVVEFFDYACGYCRASLPDLAKLIGSDAKVKVVYRELPILSEESSDAAKVSLLAAERGQYMAYHKALYGAGKVTRDSIIAAAAKAGIGKADAEAAIASSKYDAEIQSNIALAQKLQASGTPTFVIGSQVLNGAVGFDALKEGVAAARGK from the coding sequence ATGACAGATCAGACACGGCCGACTTTCCGCGCCGCTCTTTCCAACAGGACGATCCAGATGACCCTTGGCGCTTTCGCCTTTATCGCCGCTGCGGCTGGCACCGCCCTTGCCGTGCAGACGCCCGCCCCGGTCAGCGCAACAGACGTCAGTCCGGCAAATCGGGCGGCGATCGAAAAGATCGTCCATGACTATATATTGGAGCATCCCGAAATCATCCCGCAGGCGGTCGAGAAGTTACAGGCCAATCGGATGACCGGCACGATCGACGCGAACCGCGCGACGCTGGAAAAGCCGTTCGCAGGCGCATGGGAAGGCGCAGCCAATGCCGATGTCACCGTGGTCGAATTTTTCGACTATGCCTGCGGCTATTGCCGCGCATCGCTGCCCGATCTGGCCAAGCTGATCGGGTCGGATGCGAAGGTGAAGGTCGTCTATCGCGAACTGCCGATCCTGTCGGAAGAAAGCAGCGACGCGGCAAAAGTATCTCTGCTCGCGGCCGAGCGCGGCCAATATATGGCCTATCACAAGGCGCTCTATGGCGCGGGCAAGGTTACGCGCGACAGCATCATCGCCGCAGCGGCAAAGGCGGGAATCGGCAAGGCGGACGCCGAAGCGGCCATCGCGTCAAGCAAATATGACGCCGAAATCCAGTCCAACATTGCCCTTGCCCAGAAATTGCAGGCCAGCGGCACACCGACCTTCGTAATCGGCAGTCAGGTGCTGAACGGTGCTGTCGGCTTTGACGCGCTCAAGGAAGGCGTGGCGGCGGCGCGGGGGAAATAA
- the rpmH gene encoding 50S ribosomal protein L34, producing the protein MKRTFQPSNLVRKRRHGYRARMATPGGRNIIRARRARGRKSLSA; encoded by the coding sequence ATGAAGCGCACTTTTCAGCCGAGCAATCTGGTTCGGAAGCGCCGTCACGGTTATCGCGCCCGCATGGCGACCCCCGGTGGCCGCAACATCATCCGCGCTCGTCGTGCGCGCGGTCGCAAGAGCCTGAGCGCCTGA
- the rnpA gene encoding ribonuclease P protein component produces MARRADFLAANRGKRAPMPGFVLLVRERDDGDPAMRFGITVTKKIGGAVIRNRMKRRFRVLARELLPLHGYAGADHVLIGRDGGKERDFALLRTELEKALRKIARAPQPGDSPPRHGARSGHGRGKGETGKSKSGKPGA; encoded by the coding sequence ATGGCCAGGCGAGCCGATTTCCTGGCGGCCAATCGCGGCAAGCGCGCACCCATGCCGGGCTTCGTCCTGCTGGTGCGCGAACGCGACGATGGCGATCCGGCGATGCGTTTCGGCATCACGGTCACGAAAAAGATAGGCGGCGCCGTTATCCGTAACCGGATGAAGCGCCGCTTTCGCGTTCTCGCGCGCGAATTGCTGCCGCTGCATGGCTATGCAGGCGCGGATCATGTGCTGATCGGCCGCGATGGCGGCAAGGAGCGCGACTTCGCCCTGTTGCGCACCGAGCTGGAAAAGGCGCTGCGCAAGATTGCACGTGCGCCCCAGCCGGGCGATAGTCCGCCGCGTCACGGTGCGCGATCCGGCCATGGCAGAGGCAAGGGCGAAACGGGCAAGAGCAAAAGCGGGAAGCCCGGCGCGTGA
- the yidD gene encoding membrane protein insertion efficiency factor YidD, with protein sequence MIARLLILIARFWQIGPSRILPPSCRYAPSCSEYGIQAVRKYGAIKGSWLGFKRLMRCHPWGGSGYDPVP encoded by the coding sequence GTGATTGCCCGCTTGCTCATCCTCATTGCCCGCTTCTGGCAAATCGGCCCGTCGCGCATCCTGCCCCCCTCCTGCCGCTACGCCCCGTCCTGTTCCGAATATGGGATACAGGCGGTGCGCAAATATGGCGCGATCAAGGGTAGCTGGTTGGGGTTCAAGCGGCTAATGCGATGCCACCCATGGGGCGGTTCGGGTTACGACCCGGTTCCCTGA
- the yidC gene encoding membrane protein insertase YidC — translation MDDKKNIILAVVLTAAILFGWPYVSDYFFPTANPPVTRIEGGKTTPVANPAADPAADSVSAIRDRAIVLKESARIPIRTPKLTGSINLTGARIDDIVLPTYSETIAKDSPAVRLYSPAGTTDAYFAGFGWQGEGLKAPTKDTVWTAQGDALTPTTPVTLTWNNGAGQTFEIRLSVDQNYMISAAQKVSNSGAGAVGVKPYAYISRNSVPKDPDTWTIHIGPMGVFNGAANYDVNYKNLDEGPSTQSFTSKGGWIGFTDKYWLSALVPGKDADFAGQFRKGAGTQYQADVALDSTTLAPGKAATQTLRLFVGAKEVKTLQAYERDGVKLFDRAIDWGWFYWFEQPIFALLHWLFETLGNFGVAIICLTFVVRALMFPVAQRQFASMAAMRAVQPKMKALQEKYKDDKPRLQQEMMALYKTEKVNPLAGCLPIFIQIPIFFALYKVLMLTIEMRHQPFVLWIKDLSAPDPLHILNLFGLLPFTPPAFLAIGVLALLLGISMFLQFKLNPAQMDPMQQQVFAIMPWMMMFIMAPFAAGLLVYWITNNCLSMAQQWWLYKRHPVLNATTTK, via the coding sequence GTGGACGACAAGAAGAATATCATTCTGGCCGTAGTGCTGACCGCAGCGATCCTGTTCGGCTGGCCCTATGTCTCCGACTATTTCTTTCCGACGGCCAATCCGCCGGTTACGCGGATCGAAGGCGGCAAGACCACTCCGGTCGCCAACCCCGCAGCGGACCCCGCCGCCGACAGCGTGAGCGCGATTCGCGACCGCGCGATCGTGCTGAAGGAAAGCGCGCGCATCCCCATCCGCACGCCCAAGCTGACCGGGTCGATCAACCTGACCGGCGCGCGCATCGACGACATCGTGCTGCCGACCTATAGCGAGACGATCGCCAAGGATTCGCCCGCCGTTCGCCTCTACAGCCCGGCCGGCACTACGGACGCCTATTTCGCGGGCTTTGGCTGGCAGGGTGAGGGTCTGAAAGCGCCGACCAAGGATACGGTCTGGACTGCGCAGGGCGACGCCCTGACCCCCACCACGCCGGTCACGCTGACATGGAATAATGGCGCGGGCCAGACGTTCGAAATTCGCCTGAGCGTCGATCAGAATTACATGATTTCCGCCGCGCAGAAGGTGTCCAACAGCGGCGCCGGCGCGGTCGGTGTCAAGCCCTATGCCTATATCAGCCGCAACAGCGTGCCGAAGGATCCCGACACCTGGACCATCCATATCGGCCCGATGGGCGTGTTCAACGGCGCGGCCAATTATGATGTGAACTACAAGAATCTGGACGAAGGCCCATCGACCCAAAGCTTCACGTCGAAGGGCGGCTGGATCGGATTTACCGACAAATATTGGCTGTCCGCACTGGTCCCCGGCAAGGACGCTGATTTTGCAGGCCAGTTCCGTAAAGGCGCAGGCACGCAATATCAGGCCGACGTTGCGCTGGATTCCACCACCCTTGCCCCCGGCAAGGCAGCGACCCAGACATTGCGCCTGTTCGTGGGGGCCAAGGAGGTCAAGACGCTCCAGGCCTATGAGCGCGACGGCGTGAAGTTGTTCGACCGGGCGATCGACTGGGGCTGGTTCTACTGGTTCGAACAGCCGATCTTCGCGCTGCTCCACTGGCTGTTCGAAACGCTGGGCAATTTCGGCGTAGCGATCATCTGCCTGACCTTCGTGGTGCGGGCGCTGATGTTCCCCGTCGCTCAGCGCCAGTTTGCCAGCATGGCGGCGATGCGCGCGGTGCAGCCCAAGATGAAGGCGCTGCAGGAGAAATATAAGGACGACAAGCCGCGCCTCCAGCAGGAGATGATGGCGCTGTACAAGACGGAGAAGGTCAATCCGCTGGCGGGCTGCCTGCCCATCTTCATCCAGATCCCGATCTTCTTCGCTCTCTACAAGGTGCTGATGCTGACGATCGAAATGCGGCACCAGCCCTTCGTCCTGTGGATCAAGGATCTGTCCGCACCCGATCCGCTGCATATCCTCAACCTCTTCGGCCTGCTGCCATTCACTCCGCCCGCCTTCCTAGCGATCGGCGTGCTGGCGTTGCTGCTGGGCATTTCGATGTTCCTGCAATTCAAACTGAACCCAGCGCAGATGGACCCGATGCAGCAGCAGGTGTTCGCGATCATGCCGTGGATGATGATGTTCATCATGGCACCGTTCGCGGCGGGCCTGCTGGTCTACTGGATCACCAACAACTGCCTGTCGATGGCGCAGCAATGGTGGCTGTATAAGCGGCACCCCGTACTAAACGCGACGACGACGAAGTGA
- the yihA gene encoding ribosome biogenesis GTP-binding protein YihA/YsxC, translated as MESPDLTEEARKIFSGPITFLKSAPTLEFLPDMAVNEVAFAGRSNVGKSSLLNALTNRNNLARTSNTPGRTQELNFFDVGEPLRFRLVDMPGYGYAKAPKDVVRKWKFLVNDYLRGRAALKRALVLIDSRHGIKDVDTDMLDMLDGAAVSYRIVLTKTDKIKASDLATVTEQTAQAIRKRPAAHPDIIVTSAEKGMGIPELRAAVLESVTQG; from the coding sequence ATGGAATCCCCCGACCTCACCGAAGAAGCTCGCAAGATCTTCTCCGGGCCGATCACTTTCCTGAAATCCGCGCCGACGCTGGAATTTCTGCCTGATATGGCCGTGAACGAAGTCGCCTTTGCGGGCCGGTCTAATGTCGGCAAATCCTCGCTGCTCAATGCGCTGACCAACCGCAACAACCTGGCGCGCACGTCCAACACGCCGGGGCGGACGCAGGAGCTGAACTTCTTCGACGTGGGCGAACCGCTGCGCTTCCGCCTGGTCGACATGCCCGGCTATGGCTATGCCAAGGCTCCCAAGGATGTCGTGCGCAAATGGAAGTTCCTGGTGAACGACTATTTGCGTGGACGCGCCGCATTGAAGCGGGCGCTGGTGCTGATCGACAGCCGCCATGGCATCAAGGATGTGGACACGGACATGCTCGACATGCTCGACGGTGCAGCCGTCAGCTATCGCATCGTCCTGACCAAGACGGACAAGATCAAGGCCAGTGACCTCGCGACCGTGACCGAACAGACCGCACAGGCGATCCGCAAGCGTCCCGCCGCGCACCCGGACATCATCGTCACATCCGCCGAAAAGGGGATGGGCATCCCCGAACTGCGCGCCGCCGTTCTGGAAAGCGTGACGCAGGGTTAA
- a CDS encoding alkylphosphonate utilization protein, whose amino-acid sequence MADDDYVYDEASGEWISAADAPKSDSDMDNVEVRDSVGNLLTDGDQVTLIKDLTVKGAGQTLKRGTLIKSIRLTGDAQEIDCKFDGIKGLVLRAEFVRKR is encoded by the coding sequence ATGGCCGACGACGATTATGTCTATGACGAAGCGAGCGGCGAGTGGATCAGCGCGGCCGATGCCCCCAAAAGCGACAGCGACATGGACAATGTAGAGGTGCGCGATTCGGTGGGCAATCTGCTGACCGATGGCGACCAAGTGACATTGATCAAGGATCTGACGGTCAAGGGCGCGGGCCAGACGCTAAAGCGTGGCACGCTGATCAAATCCATCCGCCTGACCGGCGACGCGCAGGAAATCGACTGCAAGTTCGATGGTATCAAGGGGCTGGTGCTGCGCGCCGAATTCGTGCGGAAACGGTGA
- a CDS encoding DoxX family protein, with protein MTDSRPRRIARAVLALAYLIAGFAHLRSPGGFIAITPSWVPYPATVVALTGIAEIAGATGLMIPPLRRAAGMGLALYALCVWPANFNHAINDIALGGVHLGRWYHGPRLTLQPILIWWALWASGTIDWPFPRRR; from the coding sequence GTGACCGACAGCCGCCCCCGGCGGATTGCCCGCGCCGTTCTGGCGCTCGCCTATCTGATCGCGGGCTTTGCGCATCTGCGCTCGCCTGGCGGCTTCATTGCGATCACCCCGTCATGGGTGCCATACCCCGCGACCGTCGTCGCCCTGACCGGCATTGCAGAAATTGCAGGCGCAACCGGCCTGATGATCCCGCCCCTGCGCCGGGCGGCGGGCATGGGCCTTGCCCTCTATGCGCTATGCGTGTGGCCTGCCAATTTCAATCATGCTATCAATGACATAGCGCTGGGCGGGGTGCATTTGGGCCGGTGGTATCACGGCCCGCGTTTGACGTTGCAGCCCATTTTAATCTGGTGGGCGCTGTGGGCCAGCGGGACCATCGACTGGCCCTTTCCCCGGCGGCGTTGA
- a CDS encoding carbon starvation CstA family protein, with product MTRHLPWIALAIIGAVALAVVAVSRGEAVNALWIVVAAVSSFLVAYRYYALFISRHVMRLDPSRPTPAVRRADGLDYVATDKTVLFGHHFAAIAGAGPLVGPVLAAQMGYLPGTLWIIVGVVLAGAVQDFMVLFISMRRDGKSLGELIRMEMGQVAGTIALLGAFMIMVIILAVLALIVVKALAESPWGMFTVAATVPLAIAMGVYTRWIRPGRIGEVSVLGLFGLLAAIVYGQAVAASPVWGPAFTFTPVQLCWILIGYGAVASVLPVWLLLAPRDYLSTFLKIGAIAALAIGIVIMAPPLRMPALTQFVDGGGPVWAGGLFPFLFITIACGAVSGFHALIASGTTPKLIASEAHAPAIGYGAMLMEAFVAIMALVGASILDPGIYFTMNSPAALIGTDAASASAAVTAMGFPISPDLITQTAKDVGEHSIISRAGGAPTLAVAMAEIFSHVVGGPAMKAFWYHFAILFEALFILTAVDAGTRAGRFMLQDLIALAVPSFKDTSSHIPGIIATALCVAAWGFFLYQGVTDPLGGVNTLWPVFGISNQMLAAIALMLATVVLFRMKRERFAWVTMIPTAWLLICTLSAGWLKLFSADAKVGFLAHAARFSAAADKGEVLKPAKSMAEMERIIFNDRIDAALVALFLAVVLSLLFFTIRTCIAARRAATPTAQEIPAILVPAQ from the coding sequence ATGACCCGGCATCTTCCCTGGATAGCGTTGGCCATCATCGGCGCGGTGGCGCTGGCGGTTGTGGCGGTGTCGCGCGGCGAAGCGGTCAATGCGCTTTGGATCGTCGTTGCGGCAGTCAGCAGCTTTCTGGTCGCCTATCGTTACTATGCCCTGTTCATTTCGCGCCATGTCATGCGGCTGGACCCGTCGCGCCCCACGCCTGCCGTCCGCCGGGCCGATGGGCTGGACTATGTCGCGACCGACAAGACCGTGTTGTTCGGCCATCATTTCGCGGCGATCGCGGGTGCGGGGCCGCTGGTCGGGCCGGTGCTGGCGGCGCAGATGGGCTATCTGCCCGGCACATTATGGATCATCGTCGGTGTCGTGCTGGCGGGCGCGGTGCAGGATTTCATGGTCCTGTTCATTTCCATGCGCCGCGACGGCAAGTCGCTTGGCGAACTCATTCGCATGGAAATGGGGCAGGTCGCTGGCACCATCGCGCTGCTGGGCGCCTTTATGATCATGGTCATCATATTGGCGGTGCTGGCGCTGATCGTCGTCAAGGCGCTGGCCGAGAGTCCATGGGGCATGTTCACCGTGGCGGCGACCGTGCCGCTGGCCATAGCCATGGGGGTCTATACCCGCTGGATCAGGCCGGGGCGGATCGGCGAAGTGTCGGTGCTGGGCCTTTTTGGCCTGCTCGCCGCGATCGTCTATGGGCAGGCGGTCGCTGCTTCGCCCGTGTGGGGTCCGGCGTTCACGTTCACGCCGGTGCAACTATGCTGGATATTGATCGGCTATGGCGCAGTCGCGTCGGTCCTGCCGGTCTGGCTGCTGCTCGCGCCACGCGATTATCTGTCCACCTTCCTCAAGATCGGGGCGATCGCGGCGCTGGCGATCGGCATCGTCATCATGGCGCCGCCGCTGCGGATGCCTGCGCTGACACAATTTGTCGACGGCGGCGGGCCGGTCTGGGCTGGTGGGCTATTCCCCTTCCTGTTCATCACCATCGCCTGTGGCGCGGTGTCAGGTTTCCATGCCCTGATTGCCAGCGGCACCACGCCCAAGCTGATCGCCAGCGAAGCCCACGCTCCTGCCATCGGATACGGCGCGATGCTGATGGAAGCGTTCGTGGCGATCATGGCGCTGGTCGGCGCATCCATTCTGGACCCCGGCATCTATTTCACGATGAACAGCCCCGCCGCGCTGATCGGCACTGACGCGGCCAGTGCCTCCGCCGCCGTCACGGCCATGGGCTTTCCGATCTCGCCCGACCTCATCACCCAGACCGCGAAGGATGTGGGCGAACATAGCATCATCAGCCGCGCGGGCGGCGCGCCGACGCTGGCGGTGGCGATGGCGGAGATATTCAGCCACGTCGTGGGCGGTCCGGCGATGAAGGCCTTCTGGTATCATTTCGCCATATTGTTCGAGGCGCTGTTCATCCTGACTGCCGTGGACGCAGGGACGCGCGCTGGACGCTTCATGTTGCAGGATTTGATCGCGCTGGCTGTCCCTTCGTTCAAAGACACGAGCAGCCATATTCCCGGCATCATTGCGACGGCGCTGTGCGTGGCGGCATGGGGTTTCTTCCTCTATCAGGGAGTCACCGATCCGCTGGGGGGCGTAAATACGCTGTGGCCAGTGTTCGGTATTTCCAACCAGATGCTGGCGGCCATCGCGTTGATGCTGGCGACGGTGGTGCTGTTCCGCATGAAACGCGAACGCTTTGCCTGGGTCACGATGATCCCGACGGCCTGGCTGCTGATCTGCACCCTGTCGGCGGGGTGGCTCAAGCTGTTTTCGGCGGACGCCAAGGTCGGATTCCTCGCCCATGCCGCCAGGTTCAGCGCGGCGGCGGACAAGGGCGAAGTGTTGAAGCCCGCCAAGTCGATGGCCGAAATGGAGCGCATCATCTTCAACGACCGGATCGATGCGGCTTTGGTCGCCCTGTTTCTGGCGGTCGTGCTGTCTTTGCTGTTCTTCACGATCCGCACCTGCATCGCCGCGCGACGGGCAGCGACGCCGACGGCGCAGGAAATTCCCGCGATACTGGTCCCGGCACAATGA
- a CDS encoding YbdD/YjiX family protein — translation MSGLIDTMRRTARLMVGLPDYDAYLRHMAAHHPEQPAMDRITFFRDRQEARYGGKNGGRCC, via the coding sequence ATGAGCGGCCTGATCGACACGATGCGTCGCACGGCGCGGCTGATGGTCGGGCTGCCCGACTATGACGCCTATCTGCGCCATATGGCGGCGCATCATCCCGAACAGCCCGCGATGGACCGCATCACCTTCTTCCGCGACCGGCAGGAAGCGCGTTATGGCGGCAAAAATGGTGGCCGCTGCTGTTGA
- a CDS encoding XdhC family protein, translating into MNDNGAVIRKGVEWRGARLALATVVSTWGSAPRPRGSHMIVHEDGRFEGSISGGCVENDVLQRAAEVIAGRTGHVQSYGVADGDAWEAGLPCGGEIAVLVQPVGDAGFPTALFDRIEAESARGRALTLATDLDSGVTQEGAGEGTFLNRYDPPRRLLIVGAVQIAQSLVPLAQAIGVTPIVIDPRGRFLTAERFPGVELDDRWPDEAIAARFPGESTAVVTLSHDIKIDDPALVAALRGPTGYVAALGSRRSHAARLERLAAQGFGTDDLSRIDGPAGLDIGAIGAAEIALSITAGMVAGFNARR; encoded by the coding sequence ATGAACGATAATGGCGCGGTAATCCGCAAGGGCGTGGAATGGCGGGGCGCACGGCTGGCGCTGGCGACCGTGGTATCGACCTGGGGATCCGCCCCGCGCCCGCGCGGCAGCCATATGATCGTACATGAAGATGGCCGGTTCGAAGGCAGCATTTCGGGCGGCTGCGTCGAAAATGACGTGTTGCAACGGGCCGCCGAAGTGATCGCCGGACGCACCGGCCATGTGCAAAGCTATGGCGTGGCCGACGGCGATGCGTGGGAGGCGGGCCTGCCATGCGGTGGCGAAATTGCCGTGCTGGTGCAGCCAGTGGGCGATGCGGGCTTCCCGACCGCGCTGTTTGACCGGATCGAGGCGGAAAGCGCGCGCGGCCGGGCGTTGACGCTGGCGACCGATCTGGACAGCGGCGTCACGCAGGAAGGGGCGGGCGAGGGGACTTTCCTCAATCGCTATGATCCGCCGCGCCGCCTGTTGATTGTCGGCGCGGTGCAGATCGCCCAGTCGCTGGTGCCATTGGCGCAGGCGATTGGCGTGACGCCCATAGTGATCGACCCGCGCGGGCGTTTCCTGACGGCAGAGCGCTTCCCCGGCGTCGAACTGGACGATCGCTGGCCCGACGAAGCGATCGCCGCTCGCTTTCCCGGCGAATCGACTGCGGTGGTGACGCTCAGCCATGACATCAAGATCGACGATCCGGCGCTGGTGGCTGCGCTGCGTGGGCCGACCGGCTATGTCGCGGCGCTGGGATCGCGCCGCAGCCATGCGGCGCGGCTGGAACGGCTGGCGGCGCAGGGCTTTGGCACGGATGATCTGTCCCGCATCGACGGCCCGGCGGGGCTGGACATCGGCGCGATCGGTGCGGCGGAAATTGCGCTGTCGATCACGGCCGGGATGGTCGCGGGGTTCAATGCGCGGCGCTGA
- a CDS encoding helix-turn-helix transcriptional regulator, translating into MDESHDARIALDRLIAERGENYADLSRLIGRNPAYIQQFIKRGTPRKLDEEDRRVLARYFGVAEQALGGAAVPLANIARTRGIPAVVAVPRLSLGASAGNGSLDEDERAAGAMAFDAHWLRHLGVRPQRVSIIRVDGESMAPTLSDGDDIMVDHDDDATRLRDGVYVLRLDGVLMVKRIAMGPLRGRFSVVSDNPHYPDWADIDPLLVDIVGRVVWTGRRLA; encoded by the coding sequence ATGGATGAATCGCACGACGCCCGAATTGCGCTGGATCGGCTGATTGCCGAACGGGGGGAAAATTATGCCGATCTGTCCCGGCTGATCGGTCGCAATCCCGCTTATATTCAACAGTTCATCAAACGCGGAACGCCGCGCAAGCTGGATGAGGAGGACCGGCGGGTGCTGGCACGCTATTTCGGCGTGGCCGAACAGGCGCTGGGTGGCGCTGCTGTGCCACTGGCCAATATCGCACGCACGCGGGGTATTCCGGCGGTGGTCGCGGTGCCGCGCCTGTCGCTGGGTGCGTCGGCGGGCAACGGGTCGCTTGATGAGGATGAGCGGGCAGCAGGCGCGATGGCGTTCGATGCGCATTGGCTGCGCCATCTGGGCGTGAGGCCGCAACGGGTGTCGATCATCCGGGTGGATGGCGAATCCATGGCCCCGACGCTCAGTGATGGCGACGACATCATGGTCGATCATGACGACGACGCCACGCGCCTGCGCGATGGCGTCTATGTCCTGCGGCTGGACGGGGTGCTGATGGTCAAACGAATCGCCATGGGTCCGTTGCGCGGACGGTTCAGTGTCGTCAGCGACAATCCCCATTATCCCGACTGGGCCGACATCGACCCTTTGCTGGTGGATATCGTCGGTCGGGTCGTCTGGACGGGCAGGCGACTGGCATAG